TAGGTGGGTTTTCCTATAACCTCGCATACAAATGAAAagaagcaaataaaaataaaataaaatgaagcctCATAATCTAGGTCTTGGAGGAGTCTCACGTCACCAATAAAAATGGTGCAAAAATCTGCAAAGAATTCTTGTCAATCAACGCTCACTAATTGGAGGACTTGGtgatataaatgaaaaataaccaATTCATAAAAAAACGTTGGTGTAAACTGTAAACTATGCATCCTGAAGTATACCTCAATTTCGTTCCCAATGGCCTCTTGCTAATTGTTTTCCTCAGACATATATATGGAAATAAAGTTTATAGTGATTTCCAAGTTTGACTATTTGTGACCATGTTTCTGTTGTATTCTTGTTGGAATACATTGTTGATGCATCAATGCTGGAATTAAATCCTGAACAGAGCAAGGGTACAGTGTTGTGCTTCCGGAGAAATTGCAGTTAGGGAAGTGGAATGTATACAGGTAGGGGTTTTCCACTTTCTTGGATTTAATTTCTCTAGATTTTCATTTTGTCCCATAGCTATTagctatttcttttctttttcattatggCAGATCGGCACGTTCTCCTTTGAAGCTTGTGAGTAGATTCCAAGATCATCCAGAAATTGGTACACTTCATGATAATTTTGTGTGAGCATCTACAACGATGATGGCTAAATTACTGCTCAGATCTCTTCAGTTTCACGGACATGTTTCCATGATAAAACCTTTTCCCCAATTATATGTGTCATTTGAagtactttttttcaaattttaataaaaaatttccctAGAATTTTTGCATATTATAAAGTTCTAATGGTAAAAGTTAGAACTTGTTTTCCATATTATACAAGCCATTAGAAATACAATTTCTCTAGAATTTACTTTCAATATGTTAGCTGAAAGGTTTCCTTTTGCAAACATAGGCATTCAGTTGACACTTTTCGAGATTACAAGTATCTGGGAACACGAATTCGGGTTGATGGCACAGTTGGAGAGTATGTATTGCTTTTGTTAGGCGTGTGAACTAAGTTCTCAACTTTACTAATACTGTTTACTCATTCATTTGTACTACATTTGCACTTGTCCAGGTACAAATGGATGACATATGGAGAAGCGGGTACTGCTCGATCAGCTATAGGTTCTGGCCTAATTTATCATGGGATATCAAAGGTAAACATctgaaaaagtaattttatgttCAAAGATGTTTATGctttattaaaatttgattagATTACCCATGAGTATTTTCGTGTTTTATAAAACAGTCAAAGTCcttgatgttttcttttagCATCTAACTACTGTTGCTTTATTTCACAGGGATCGTGCATTGGGTTATACTTCATCAACAGACCCGAGTGGCTCATTGTTGACCATGCTTGCTCTGCATATTCTTACATATCAATTCCTTTATACGACACTCTTGGTTTGTCACATCACTCCATAGAACTTAATAAAATCTTCCCTAGCTTCGCCTAGCTGCAGATGTTATTCTAAATTATTGCTTACTTTTCAGGTCCAGATGCTGTCAAGTATATTGTAAATCATGCTGCCGTGCAAGTTATATTTTGTGTGCCTCAAACCTTGAATTCTGTGAGTTTAATCCAAACAGTACTAAGTTGTGACTTACAAAATCTGTCTCAGTTGATATGGGCTGTAAGACATCAGTTGAGATTCAAGAACAGTAGTggatagcagaattttttttttttcttaatttcttcaTAAATAGCcaagaggagaaagaaaaatgtcATGAACAAATGAAAACTCAGCTCAAcctatttcaataaaatattcaatttcaattacctagcatttttgtaattttgatcTCAAATATGGTATATTTTGCCAACCAACCCTTTTAGATATATGCATCTTTTTTTCCCTGAAAATATGGGGAGTGGTCATAAAAAGCTAGATGCCTGTTGCTCTATTCTTAATGTTTTCCAATAGTTGCTTTATTTGTTGACAATTTTTATATCAGTTCTACTTGTCTCTTAGTTTATCTCATTCATGGTTTATGACATTTATAAAAAGGTGGTTTGTGATTCTCCTTTTTCTTATGCAATATTTCTTATCACGTCACTTGGAATTTGCAGTTGTTGAGCTTCTTGTTTGATATTCCAACAATTCGCCTAATTGTGGTATGAGTATACACCTCGTATCCCTGTTTATATCCTTGTTTTTTATTGCTAGTTTATCTCATCTCCTTACCCTACTACACAGGTCATTGGAGGAATAGATGATCAAATTCCAAAGCTTCCGTCGTCAACAGGAGTTGAGGTTGTGACATATTCAAAATTGCTTAGTCAGGTAATCATGTGTTCTTTCCTATCAAGAAATTAAGGTTTTGGGCCACATTCTTCAATGAAGGTTTGTTGCATTGATTTTTCTCCTTGTCTTTGCATTAATAGTGTATTAGCTaactatttttaatttgttatctATCAATGAAGTTGGGTTGCTCTGAAGTCATTGATCATGCACCTCTGGTTTATAAGTTACTTTATAGATCTGTGAATGCCCTTATCCTTTCAATTATTGATCTTAAATGATTATTGGGATCGCACCCTTGagatttgtaattttgtttgttaatcTATGTACACCCAAATGCATGCACACACATAAAAGAAACATGGATGTGCACAAAGATATTCACTCACCCATGCAACCATATATTCATGGCTATAATTTGGAGAGCTAATGTGTCCAGAACCCTTTTCTTTAACGTGGCAGAATTTACATCTTCTATCTGGTAGCTGATGCTTAATCCTtatacatataataaacaacttGATCTTAGATGCACACTTTGTTACCtgttcttaaaatttttattgaggTCCCGCTGCTTAAATACATGATATATGACAACGTTACTTTGTTTGATTGCAAGATATTTGCTTATCTCATCATGTGAATGGTTTCATTTTAGGGCCACAGTAACCTTCAGCCTTTTTGCCCTCCAAAAACTGATGACATTGCTACCATTTGCTACACAAGTGGTACTACTGGGACCCCAAAGGTACAACTCAGTGTAGTATGACTTTTTGCTTTGATCTATTGATTTCTTATAGACATGATTTGATGAAGTGCTATCAAACCACCCGCTTTTTTCTCCCTTGCTTTGAATCTTGACAGGGAGCTGTTTTGACACATGGAAACTTGATTGCAAATGTTGCTGGAACCTCCCTTATTAACAAATTCTACCCCTCAGATGTGTGAGTATCAATGGTTTTGTATATCACATGTTACACATCAGTCTTTGTCGACttagaatatgaaaattttaatgaattaCCTTAGTGGGTTTTAAAAGTACCTTTTATCTTGCCAGTTACATATCTTACCTTCCTTTGGCACACATATATGAACGAGCTAACCAGGTGTCGATGGCATATCATGGAGTTGCTGTTGGATTTTACCAGGGGGTATGAAtccatccttttctttttcctgagaTGTAATATAACTATGCACCAATGTAATTAGGTATGCACATATGTACGTTATGCACACttctatatacatatgtatattgTCTATGTATATCAGAAGTCAtggcaggttttttttttttttttttttttttttttaatttagatggTTTGAATTTTCGAGTTCCTATTTTTGTAAAGTAGTTGAAATATTCATCACAATGTAATACATGCTGCTTTACGCTTAATATGCTATGCAGGATTGTTAGTTCTGAGAAAATATGTATACCTATGATTTAAGGGTGGTGCATGATGGTTTAGCAAATTGTTGTTGACTTGCAGTcgttataaatttcaaatttgattGTAACTGTTGTTGTAGTCATCAATTTTAGATCAGGCAAAAATGATGCAATGGTATCTACCATCTGAGAATGGCAATCTTATTGTTTAACATAAttatcatccaaatttaatttaGTAGTCAATCCATACAAGTAAACTGGAGGCCGACCTTTTGGTTATATCAATGGTGGATGTTTAACTGATATACCTTCTTTCCTTCTAAGACAAGCCTtaaccttttccttttccttttttttttggttgtaatTGTTGTATGCAGGATAATATGAAACTAATGGATGATATGGCTGCTCTAAGACCTACTCTCTTCTGCAGTGTTCCTAGActttataatagaatatatgcTGGGTAAAATCAATGTCTGTTGCTTCTGAAATTTGTTATTCAATGTCAACTAGCACGTCCGTTCACTCATTCAGTTGAATGTTTTGATTTGCAGTATTATAAATGCTGTACAGACATCCGGTGGGCTGCGGGAGAGGTTGTTTAATGCTGCATACAATGCTAAGAAGCAAGCAATATTGAGCGGTAAAGTATATTATCAATTGGACGTCTGTCTCTTTGTAGCATCAGATTCATTCATGTTTCAGACTTTctagtttttcttatttttggttTGGAAAATTGGAattcatttatcatttttttttaaccttgaATTTGAACTAGATCTGCAATGCTTTTGGCATTCCTCCAATTTCACATAGTTCCTTTATCCTACAATTTCCTCTGAAACATGTTTTAGCTGCCACCATCTAAACACGCATAATAGAAACGTTGTTAAGGTCATCCACTGGAACATCAATTTTCCATTTGTAAAATTCAATTGTACTTTCATGAGTTCCTTGGCATTAGACGCAGAGGATGAACCTCtgatcattagtttttttttttttaaacttttttctttccttttctttatctttcacAGTAATTAATTTTTACCCTTATGGTGTCTATTGACGATGATATATCTGGTTATTTCAGGAAAGAATCCATCCCCCATGTGGGACAAATTGGTATTCAATAAGATAAAGGGAAAGCTTGGAGGACGAGTTCGTTTCATGGCATCAGGTGCCTCACCGTTGTCTCCTGATGTCATGGACTTTCtaaagatgtaatttttttttccatgacgCATTGAATACTAGTGCATAAATtgtttttcttcccctccccccAATCCCCTtttcatgtaaaataaaatcagGCTCAATCCTATGTTATACTTCACAGCTGCTTTGGTGGCCAAATAACTGAAGGATATGGTATGACTGAAACTTCTTGTGTTATAAGTGGTATTGAAGAGGGTGACAATCTATCTGGCCATGTCGGTGCCCCTAATCCAGCTTGTGGTGAGTCCTTCACATGAGTTTTGCATAATTATGGTTCAGTGTTACCTTGTGGATGCATAAGCTTGCATAATTGAGGGTGTAAtgagtatatattattttttaaagatagcACATGCATGTTTTACTTACAAAAGGTTTTGGCTTGAGGCTTGAGCATCATTAAGCTTGCTCTAGTTGCAGGTTGAGTTTGGTCTTGGGTCTCATAGGAGATTCACTTGTTCAAGCCAGGCTAACTTTTTTAATTGCATTAGGTCATACAAGATCAGCAATCAGAGTAATTTAGACAATAGAGGCCTATAATGTGTAACTGGTTCGATTACTAGTTCTGAAAATATACCTGTTTTTTTCACTGTGTATCTGTGGGTGGGTCTGTGGGAGACATGCATATGTATGTTCCTTGATATATGTTCCCGTGCTTCTTCGCCCTTGGTCGTTTCTTTGTCACCATATCCAAATGATCTGATGGGTGTTAGCACGGTAGGCAAGTTGGACATTAGAATTCACCATAGCAGGGTATAGATCTTGTAAGAATGTCATGTTAGAACAATGGTTGAATGGATATGAGGAATATCAGACTGTTCTAATTTGTAAAGGTTGAAAAGAACATAACCCTAACTCGAAATCTTACTAGGATCTGTACAGtgattgtatgtatatatgctgCTATTTGCATTGACTAAAAATTGGGGCCTATTGACTTTTAACTTCCTCTTATGCTTTCTCCACGTCTTGCTTTTACTTTGGGTTAAGATTTAATCTCATTTTTCCTGTTTCAGAAATAAAGCTTGTAGATGTCCCAGAAATGAACTATACATCTGATGATAAGCCACATCCTCGTGGTGAAATCTGTGTTCGGGGTCCCATTATTTTCAAATGTTATTACAAAGATGAAGTACAGACGTATGAAACCTATGTATTTGCTGTTTCTTTTGGAAATTTTTATGTCCATCAAATACGAAAACATCTCATGTCTAGTCAAATTGCACAGGAAAGAAGTCATTGATGAAGATGGATGGCTTCATACCGGAGACATAGGGCTGTGGTTACCTGGTGGTCGTTTAAAAATCATTGATAGGTAAGATCATACCAGCCTAAGTATTTGGCTGTACTCGAATCAGGATTAGGGAAACTATGCCATGTTTCTCATCTTCCTAATTGTGATGGGCTTGATGGATTGTCATTGTGTGATATGCTTGATATACATTGTTGGACCCGTCCTATGGACTTATGCTTTTGGAGTTAATGTTCGACTAACATGGTAGAGGTTCGTTTTCTCCAAGGTTGTTGTCTCTAAGGTCTTTGGCTTTAGCTTGGTtccttaattttattattcactTTATTACAACAACAACCTTCCACTTCACCCATTATGATCATTGACTTGTCTTTTTACTCCCCCTACTATTTGAATGACCATTTATTGCATAAGACTTTCGGTTTTCAATTTCCAAAGACCTTTTAATTTTCACTTTCCAAAAGACCTTTCAATTTTCACTTTCCAAGGGACTCTTCAGGTTCCACTTCAATGGTAGTTACCCCAGAAAAtcagggtttttattttttattttcttataatgaaTTCAGGGACTCTTTCCAGTGCATTTCACTGGTGTGCAACTAGTTAGttctatttaaaagaaaaaatcatttataaatcCAGGGGCTGCAGTTATACATTGGCTGTTCACCTTAACGGAGAAAGTTTGCTTGTTGAGCAACAATGCACATGCTATAGTTCGAGTCTTTTATGCTATTTCTTCAAAGGAAGAAGTGCCTGCAGGCTATGTTTAgaaggtttctttttttttttttttttttttttataggtaataagagattttattccacgtaaataggcatagcccaagttcACATAAATAGGCTATGTTTAGAAGGTTTTTACGAGACAAGATGGTTGTATCTACTTATTGCTCCCTACCTCTTATATCTGGTCATAATTGTACAGAAAATACATTCTAGTGAGCTCATTAATGAAGTAAGATCAATTTATTTTGGTTGTGACTACAAGAACTTACAGAGTTTTTCCAATTAAATTAGGaagaaaaacattttcaagCTGGCACAGGGAGAGTACATAGCTCCAGAAAAAATTGAGAATGTATATGCAAAGTGCAAGTTCATTTCCCAGTGCTTTGTATATGGTAAGAAAGTGGGATTTTGCTGCTGgcttctctctcacacacacgtGCACACACTCATTTGAGCTATTGAGTTACTGACTGCTTATTTGTTGCTCTTGGTAGGTGACAGCCTGAATTCCGCTTTGGTAGCTGTTGTCTCGGTGGACCAAGATATTTTAAAAGCATGGGCTACTTCTGAAGGCGTTAAGGTTTTGATTTGGTCTTTTTAAcgtgggaaaagaaaaaacagagatgATAAACCTACATACTTGCAAACTTAGTGTTTGACCTAATTTCATGTTGTATATAGAAATGTTGAATTGCCTTGAGTTATAGTCAACAGGGAACGGATCTTCACGCTAATAGAAGTGGTGAAAAATCTTAGCATGTTTTTAGGCTGCATATCTGCACCTGGTAAAATCTTATCATCAGCTGAGATTGATTAGTTGAGTCTAAAATCTCGTGATTGGGTAGGACATCCAACTATCGGTTCAGAAGCCCTAGGCAGTTAGTTGTTCGAAAGTTAGTTTGTAATCTATTTAGGAGGAGAGTCCTCCAGAATGAATCAAGGCTGATGTTTCTTACACTTCCAAGAGTCTATCTCTTTTGGTATAGAAGGATGATGTCATTTTTCCTGTAAAAAGAAAGACtctaagcttttgtttttcctgTTTTAGAAGTAAAATTCTGGTGCtttgattgagttgaaaaaggaaaaagatatgAAAATATGCATATCTTAAATGCGGTTCTCTGGATGTGTAATGCAGTATCAAGATCTAGGGAAGCTGTGTAATGATCCAAGGGCAAGGGCTGCCGTCTTGGCTGACATGGATGCTATTGGGAGGGAAGCTCAGGCAAGTTATCTCAGATTCTCAACACCATGGCTGTCCGATTGCTCCTTTAGATTTCTGccttaaaattttcttcttgaCTTTACAAATTTCATTTGCAGCTGAGAGGTTTTGAATTTGCAAAAGCTGTGACCTTGGTGCTTGAACCGTTTACGCTGGAGAATGGCCTGCTTACTCCAACATTTAAGGCAAGTATTCGGTTTCAAAACTCCCGAGAGGAATTGCATGGCTCgattaaaaatgattttcttgacTATTTTCTTGTGTTCCACCAGGTCAAGAGACCTCTAGCAAAGGAATACTTTGGAAAAGCAATATCTGAAATGTATGCCGAGCTCTCAGCCTCGGACCCCTCCCAGAAATCACTGAAGTAGAGAGGTTGTGAGAAGCAGAGCAAGTATGCCCCCCCACACAGATTCTTGGAGCTTTCATCATCTAGTGCTAACCATCCTGCATCATAAatttttcacaaaataaaattgaaattaattgaCTGTGATGTTCCTCAGATCAGAGGATTGTACATTTTTGCCCCCACCCCACAATAAGAAGCAATAATTTTGAAAGCTACAGTTTCAATGTCGCAAAGCACTGTCCATAAATTTAGAAGTAATAAATGGACATACTGCATGCAttgatagctagctagctagttgttatttatttatttattaagtcaAGTCATATAAGGGCTAGCTCTTCTTTATTCAATTCAGGATGCCATACTGCATGCAATATAATGTGTACGTCATTCAAACTGTATGTGATTTTTTACACATGATTCCGTTCACCAGGGTTTTTTTTCACATCATCAAAGATCTTGTTCCACTTGTTACCTTTTACACATGATGTCGCGGACAACGAAATGCATATTAacaataaaattagataaagtCTTAAAATACATGAAGATTGGCAGAAAAATGCGAGGCATGCCATGAAAAAGTGGATTTTTTTCACTAGGATCTCATATGTGCACCACTTTTTATAAAAGTGTCCACAAGTTTTTTGCTCTACATTTAGGCTTCGTTtaattacacagatgagatgaaatgaaaaatttataaatagtaatgagatagtttgtaaatagtagtgaaatatttgaattaagatgttttatgaaattttgagtaataagagagagagagagttgaataaaaatattataaagtttaactatttttagaatataattttattttaagatttgaaaatatttaattattttttgcattttgtttgaaattttggaaaaaaatgtattgattagatgaaaaaattaaaaaatatttgtatttttagtatttagatgttaagataaaataagatgaaattgaaTGAAATGATCTCAAAAATTTGTGAAACCAAACTGTGCTCCAGAAGCAATAAGACAACAATGTATTCATTTAACGAAGCGTGAGTTTCGCTCTTGTAGAGCTTCTGATTTCTGAGGGTTGCGCTGTCAGGGAAAATGCCATTACGCCTAAATAtaaaagagcaatgctacatacagtcgtggaattgcaaacgccgcgcaatcgctttgaaaaagagtggggtccacgattaaaaagttagttttttttttcatatgggtcccatattaattcatttttttcaaagcgactgcacgccgcttgcacaaccacgactgcaaatatcatttctcaatgtAAAATGAGCGGAAGCCCAAAGTCTAGTTTCTGGGCTTGGCCCCCATATTGGTTGAAATTCCATTAGTTGAATCATTTGTTCGAAAAAAAAAGGCTACTGTTCTATTTGACCgcttagtaattttttttttcttttcaactcaataactaaaaataataatttttagagtatcaatgtattttttatatttttttaaaaatatttaaatatattaaaaaaaaatatatatatatatatatataaagaagcaCAAATATACTAGCGGTTAGGAAGAGCAATGCAATTAAAACGGCAGAGTAACAACGCTCCATTTGTTAATATATGTTTCTTGATCGTAAGCCTGGTAAGAAATTCATTCAGATGCTTAATATAAAGTAGACTCTTggttttcctctctttctcttggACTTGGAGGCAAGTTCAACATCAAATTtgactaaatttttttattctctatTCATCCAAACACATTCCACGGTCCACCGACCATGTTACAGAAAAATAATACTGTGGATTTATAGAAAACGTGcaaaccaaccaaaaaaaaaaaaaaaggcaaaacgATTATTGACATTATAGTAAACGTGATC
This genomic interval from Carya illinoinensis cultivar Pawnee chromosome 2, C.illinoinensisPawnee_v1, whole genome shotgun sequence contains the following:
- the LOC122300542 gene encoding long chain acyl-CoA synthetase 6, peroxisomal-like; the encoded protein is MDSAAAQRRLNAIHGHLLADGDSHPQLRPHPTAGEFALEQGYSVVLPEKLQLGKWNVYRSARSPLKLVSRFQDHPEIGTLHDNFVHSVDTFRDYKYLGTRIRVDGTVGEYKWMTYGEAGTARSAIGSGLIYHGISKGSCIGLYFINRPEWLIVDHACSAYSYISIPLYDTLGPDAVKYIVNHAAVQVIFCVPQTLNSLLSFLFDIPTIRLIVVIGGIDDQIPKLPSSTGVEVVTYSKLLSQGHSNLQPFCPPKTDDIATICYTSGTTGTPKGAVLTHGNLIANVAGTSLINKFYPSDVYISYLPLAHIYERANQVSMAYHGVAVGFYQGDNMKLMDDMAALRPTLFCSVPRLYNRIYAGIINAVQTSGGLRERLFNAAYNAKKQAILSGKNPSPMWDKLVFNKIKGKLGGRVRFMASGASPLSPDVMDFLKICFGGQITEGYGMTETSCVISGIEEGDNLSGHVGAPNPACEIKLVDVPEMNYTSDDKPHPRGEICVRGPIIFKCYYKDEVQTKEVIDEDGWLHTGDIGLWLPGGRLKIIDRKKNIFKLAQGEYIAPEKIENVYAKCKFISQCFVYGDSLNSALVAVVSVDQDILKAWATSEGVKYQDLGKLCNDPRARAAVLADMDAIGREAQLRGFEFAKAVTLVLEPFTLENGLLTPTFKVKRPLAKEYFGKAISEMYAELSASDPSQKSLK